The following coding sequences lie in one Posidoniimonas polymericola genomic window:
- a CDS encoding PEP-CTERM sorting domain-containing protein produces the protein MTSVRLSFCVASLAMALATSAALGATPFAGEDFDSGTTNGGFTSITQTLTPDLGQGGAFSSFFDRFGVMSRADGLPFDFLDDSAGDFTADTFGIIRTGKTDNFIGVSDPDNGDNPGGAVSGVWTFDISGRSNIELSIDLAMIGDFEASGDTFDFNYSIDGGEATNAFSIRAIDGVQYGVTLESGAFSPVYTDPFSGFDEPFWTDLSLGGMFTDPNDDVIYDFLMEDDGTTNGDSTANDGFVPIEAGGGFVEVRAYRTSDDSGETFDLQIESEPFKDPLFLGDTQLTNNLTTYTTPLSGAGSTLTLEFAGVSNGSLEYFVFDNILLSEGDGPADPGDFNGDGVVDAADYTVWRDNEGASEGTLLSGNGTGGTIDGDDLALWQTNYGAGTTSAASAVPEPAALCFAAIGLVAGLARRR, from the coding sequence ATGACCAGTGTTCGTTTGAGTTTCTGCGTCGCGTCGCTCGCGATGGCCCTCGCCACCAGCGCCGCGCTAGGGGCCACCCCGTTTGCCGGCGAAGATTTCGATAGCGGTACAACCAATGGCGGTTTCACCTCGATCACGCAGACGCTAACGCCGGACCTAGGGCAGGGCGGCGCATTCTCGAGCTTCTTCGACCGTTTTGGTGTGATGAGCCGCGCCGACGGGCTTCCGTTCGACTTCCTGGACGATTCGGCTGGTGACTTCACTGCAGACACCTTCGGCATCATCCGTACCGGTAAGACCGACAACTTCATCGGCGTCTCCGACCCCGACAATGGCGACAACCCCGGCGGCGCCGTCAGCGGCGTGTGGACTTTCGATATCTCCGGCCGCTCGAACATTGAGCTTAGCATCGATCTGGCGATGATTGGTGACTTCGAGGCATCCGGCGACACGTTCGATTTCAACTACTCAATCGACGGTGGAGAGGCGACGAACGCCTTCAGCATCCGCGCCATAGACGGCGTCCAGTACGGCGTCACCCTCGAGTCGGGGGCGTTCAGCCCGGTCTACACCGACCCGTTCAGCGGCTTCGACGAGCCGTTCTGGACAGACCTCTCGTTGGGCGGCATGTTTACCGACCCGAACGATGACGTCATTTACGACTTCCTAATGGAAGACGACGGAACCACCAACGGCGACAGCACCGCGAATGACGGTTTCGTTCCGATCGAGGCCGGCGGCGGCTTCGTCGAGGTGCGGGCCTACCGCACTTCGGATGACAGCGGCGAAACCTTCGACCTACAAATCGAGAGCGAACCGTTTAAGGACCCGCTGTTCCTAGGCGACACGCAGCTCACGAACAACCTGACCACCTACACCACGCCGTTGTCCGGCGCCGGCAGCACTCTGACCCTCGAGTTCGCTGGCGTCTCGAACGGCAGCCTCGAGTACTTCGTGTTTGACAACATCTTGCTGAGCGAGGGTGACGGCCCCGCAGACCCCGGCGACTTCAACGGCGACGGGGTCGTCGACGCCGCCGATTACACCGTGTGGCGTGACAACGAGGGGGCGTCCGAGGGTACGCTGCTGAGTGGAAACGGCACCGGCGGCACGATCGACGGCGACGACCTCGCCCTGTGGCAGACCAACTACGGCGCGGGCACTACCTCCGCTGCGTCTGCCGTACCCGAGCCCGCTGCTCTGTGCTTCGCGGCTATCGGCCTGGTTGCTGGGCTCGCGCGGCGTCGCTAG
- a CDS encoding endonuclease, producing MLFVSKQSWFSLVVVWLLAATAVAQFDPPVGYYSAATGTGAQLKSQLHNIIDGHTDIGYNALRTALQVTDEDPDNPGHILLVYDRTSLDLSRIGGSLSGWDNGNSWNREHTWPRAHGVDSSGPDNSDLHNHRPSDPQINSDRGNFNFGGAYGGQSYGIVSDAGTKWYPGDADAGMIARQEFYMAVRYDGSDSATTDLELAAGDPSGSLLGDLNRMIEWHFAAPADAFERRRNELIYGYQNNRNPFIDHPEFAWSVFVDQANDSQVTLAGGAYTGNGGTALNINLGRVYKGGAGPQSQSVTLSKAGVDGTYFGVTADGAATSTRLGSYNAFRTGQTDSAQMVVGLDATSSTPGLFSGEVRVDNLDVTSGGGSGRGALDADDVISLSYSVLDHPVASFAADSIQQNLTIDLGTLPRADEVLPVSPFSVFNYAGAGGPSFASFLEIDAIIGQGDTTQLQLSAAPFGDLEQGEAGLLDAAIDASTVGLFSATYELLLSGEDLVGDQTQSLFLTLLATIESAGLPGDFDADGVVNAADYVVWRDANGSAADLNGNGVDDGVVDALDYQVWRENFGAVAAGPSSTKAIPSPGSLTLLVSLLTHTPQRRGRRR from the coding sequence GTGTTGTTTGTTTCGAAGCAGAGTTGGTTCTCCCTGGTCGTCGTCTGGTTGCTGGCCGCCACGGCGGTCGCTCAGTTTGACCCACCGGTTGGCTACTACTCCGCGGCCACCGGGACGGGTGCGCAGCTCAAGAGCCAACTGCACAACATTATCGATGGCCACACCGACATCGGCTACAACGCGTTGCGGACCGCGCTGCAGGTGACGGACGAGGACCCGGACAATCCAGGACATATCTTGCTAGTCTACGACCGGACTTCGCTCGACTTGTCGAGGATCGGCGGCAGCCTCTCCGGCTGGGACAACGGGAACTCGTGGAACCGCGAGCACACCTGGCCACGGGCACACGGCGTCGACAGCTCGGGGCCCGACAACAGCGACCTGCACAACCACCGCCCGTCGGATCCGCAGATAAACTCGGACCGTGGCAACTTCAACTTCGGCGGCGCCTACGGCGGCCAGTCGTACGGCATCGTCAGCGACGCCGGGACCAAGTGGTACCCGGGCGACGCCGACGCGGGCATGATCGCGCGGCAGGAGTTCTACATGGCCGTCCGGTACGACGGCAGCGACTCCGCGACCACCGACCTCGAGCTCGCCGCCGGCGATCCTAGCGGCAGCCTGCTCGGCGACCTCAACCGCATGATCGAGTGGCACTTCGCCGCGCCGGCAGACGCGTTTGAACGCCGCCGCAACGAGCTCATCTACGGCTACCAGAACAACCGCAACCCGTTCATCGACCACCCCGAATTCGCGTGGAGCGTGTTTGTCGACCAGGCGAACGACAGCCAGGTCACTTTGGCGGGTGGGGCCTACACGGGCAACGGCGGGACCGCGCTGAACATCAACCTCGGCCGGGTCTACAAGGGCGGCGCCGGTCCTCAATCCCAGAGCGTCACGCTCAGCAAGGCGGGGGTGGACGGAACGTATTTCGGTGTCACCGCCGATGGCGCGGCGACCAGCACGCGTCTGGGCAGCTACAACGCCTTTCGCACTGGGCAGACCGACTCGGCCCAGATGGTGGTTGGCCTCGACGCGACTTCCTCTACGCCAGGTCTGTTCAGTGGCGAAGTCCGCGTTGACAACCTCGACGTGACCAGCGGCGGGGGCTCCGGCCGCGGCGCGCTGGACGCCGACGACGTGATTTCACTCAGCTACAGCGTGCTGGACCACCCGGTTGCCTCGTTCGCGGCGGACTCGATTCAGCAGAACCTAACGATCGACCTCGGCACGCTGCCGCGTGCAGACGAGGTGCTGCCCGTTTCTCCCTTTTCCGTCTTCAATTACGCCGGCGCCGGCGGCCCGTCTTTCGCGTCGTTCCTCGAGATCGACGCGATCATCGGGCAGGGCGACACCACGCAGTTGCAGCTTTCCGCAGCTCCGTTTGGCGATCTGGAGCAGGGCGAGGCCGGACTGCTCGACGCGGCGATCGACGCCTCGACGGTGGGGCTCTTCTCCGCCACGTACGAGCTGCTGCTCTCGGGCGAGGACCTGGTCGGCGACCAGACGCAGTCGCTGTTCCTGACGCTGCTGGCGACAATCGAGTCGGCGGGCCTGCCCGGCGACTTCGACGCCGACGGCGTGGTCAACGCGGCCGACTACGTCGTGTGGCGGGACGCCAACGGCTCGGCGGCCGACCTCAATGGCAACGGCGTCGACGATGGCGTTGTCGACGCGCTGGACTATCAAGTTTGGCGAGAAAACTTCGGCGCGGTGGCGGCCGGCCCGTCGTCGACCAAAGCAATCCCCTCGCCGGGGTCGCTCACGCTGCTCGTCAGTCTGTTGACTCACACGCCGCAACGCCGTGGCCGGCGCCGCTAA
- a CDS encoding DUF1559 family PulG-like putative transporter yields MRRNGFTLVELLVVIAIIGILIALLLPAVQAAREAARRTQCVNNVKQMALGAINYESGQGRFPPGRLRPDWAIVDKELPLGYTEYDGISPRSRTGFYSVHIWLLPYMEAGNVFDLIDFSIGQHKKMQNPRNPHFDAYSTAQDLFICPSDANTGIVISENNYRSNFGGSTPGAGGRSGQNGNAAYGIVPTETWHVGGNGAFTSGAKGLKVGKYIDGLSKTAFFSERIKGSGHDYESGAEVVPTRADMLRCRSSTLVNPRAQATAIESAFIAESTPPAEPMGYVFGAAGRWVGDWSNGWPFAGYDSTQYNHVAPPNWSGIDCGVNSIPDAPHEHAVVAARSDHPGGVNVAYGDGHVDFVTESVDLNVWRASGSRNGGESFAE; encoded by the coding sequence ATGCGACGCAATGGATTTACGCTCGTTGAACTGTTGGTGGTGATCGCCATCATCGGCATTCTGATCGCACTGCTGCTACCCGCGGTGCAGGCGGCACGCGAAGCCGCACGGCGCACCCAGTGCGTGAACAACGTCAAGCAAATGGCGCTGGGCGCGATCAACTACGAGAGCGGTCAGGGGCGGTTCCCCCCGGGCCGGCTGCGCCCCGACTGGGCGATCGTCGACAAGGAGCTGCCGCTCGGCTACACCGAGTATGATGGCATCTCGCCGCGGTCGCGCACCGGCTTCTACTCGGTTCATATCTGGCTGCTCCCTTACATGGAGGCAGGCAACGTCTTCGACCTGATCGATTTCAGTATCGGTCAGCACAAGAAGATGCAGAACCCGCGTAACCCCCACTTCGACGCCTACTCGACCGCTCAAGACTTGTTCATCTGCCCCAGCGATGCGAACACCGGGATCGTCATTTCGGAGAACAACTACCGATCTAACTTCGGAGGGAGCACTCCGGGCGCCGGAGGAAGGAGCGGCCAGAACGGCAACGCCGCCTACGGCATCGTCCCCACGGAAACCTGGCATGTCGGCGGCAACGGGGCGTTCACCAGCGGCGCGAAGGGGCTGAAGGTCGGCAAGTACATCGACGGACTCTCCAAGACCGCGTTCTTCTCGGAACGTATCAAGGGGAGTGGCCACGACTATGAGAGCGGCGCCGAGGTCGTGCCGACCCGCGCCGACATGCTTCGGTGCCGGAGCTCAACTCTGGTGAATCCGCGGGCGCAGGCGACGGCTATCGAGAGCGCGTTCATCGCCGAGAGCACCCCGCCAGCCGAGCCAATGGGCTACGTCTTCGGAGCCGCCGGACGCTGGGTTGGAGATTGGTCAAATGGTTGGCCCTTTGCGGGTTACGACAGCACGCAGTATAACCACGTCGCTCCGCCAAACTGGTCTGGTATTGACTGCGGCGTGAACTCTATCCCGGACGCCCCTCATGAGCACGCTGTAGTGGCGGCCAGGAGCGACCATCCGGGCGGGGTGAATGTCGCGTATGGCGATGGTCACGTCGACTTCGTCACCGAAAGCGTCGACCTCAATGTGTGGCGGGCGTCGGGCTCTCGCAACGGCGGAGAGTCGTTCGCAGAATAG
- the phnD gene encoding phosphate/phosphite/phosphonate ABC transporter substrate-binding protein: MDANTESSQGSSVLRTLLVAVPAAAVTAFAVQWWGASLQQSATDELNKNVLSVMLPDWADSSKLAADYKDANQDLVADTPTDEAKLQSPETLVFSYIAEEGDESDQTTEADGWGALATAVGDATGLPVKVRAYEQVNDQLEAMRTGELHILGLGTGAAPLAVNTAGYVPLCTMANADGEVGYKMLLVAAADAGIKDLADIKGSKVVFVRPTSNSGFKAALVQLYNDAGLLPERDYEWSFSMSHEGSMKDVVAGRARVAPVASDILAKMLEQGDIDEAEYTILYESEAFPPAVIGCAHDLPAEMVDQIRTALVGLDWAGTDLEQRFGPTGSVKFVAVDYKDDWAVIRRIDDAMRNLSE, from the coding sequence ATGGACGCGAATACGGAGTCTTCGCAGGGCTCGTCGGTGCTGCGAACCCTGCTGGTGGCCGTCCCCGCGGCAGCGGTCACTGCCTTTGCCGTTCAGTGGTGGGGGGCCTCGCTTCAGCAGTCGGCCACCGACGAGCTGAACAAGAACGTCCTCTCGGTGATGCTGCCCGACTGGGCCGATAGCTCCAAGCTGGCCGCCGACTACAAGGACGCGAACCAAGACCTGGTCGCCGACACGCCGACCGATGAGGCGAAGCTGCAGTCGCCTGAAACGCTGGTCTTCTCCTACATCGCCGAAGAGGGCGACGAGTCGGACCAGACGACCGAAGCCGATGGTTGGGGCGCCCTGGCCACCGCGGTCGGCGACGCCACGGGGCTGCCCGTTAAGGTGCGGGCCTACGAGCAGGTGAACGACCAGCTCGAGGCGATGCGCACGGGCGAGCTGCACATCCTCGGCCTGGGAACGGGGGCCGCGCCCCTAGCGGTGAACACCGCCGGCTACGTGCCACTGTGCACCATGGCCAACGCCGACGGCGAAGTCGGCTACAAGATGCTGCTGGTGGCCGCCGCCGATGCGGGCATCAAGGACCTCGCCGACATCAAGGGCAGCAAGGTGGTATTTGTCCGCCCGACCTCCAACTCCGGCTTCAAGGCGGCGTTGGTCCAACTCTACAACGACGCCGGGCTGCTGCCCGAACGCGACTACGAGTGGAGCTTCTCGATGTCCCACGAAGGCTCGATGAAGGACGTGGTCGCTGGGCGTGCCCGGGTGGCGCCGGTTGCGAGCGACATCCTCGCTAAGATGCTCGAGCAGGGCGACATTGACGAGGCCGAGTACACCATCCTCTACGAGTCCGAGGCCTTCCCACCGGCGGTGATTGGCTGCGCCCACGATCTACCGGCCGAGATGGTCGATCAGATCCGCACCGCACTGGTCGGCCTGGACTGGGCCGGCACCGATCTCGAGCAGCGATTCGGCCCGACCGGCAGCGTCAAGTTTGTGGCGGTCGACTACAAGGACGACTGGGCCGTTATCCGACGCATCGACGACGCCATGCGGAACCTGTCCGAGTAG
- a CDS encoding MFS transporter → MPERPTSGDTRPPSNIFPRIAAMMLLQYWPLGVWAVTVGTYIGANTGEQGAAIFSAGFIGFSTISGAIGSLVSPLVFGFLSDRFLAADRLVALLHVGCAAAAWWMHSTDSEQWFFVALLLYWNCFNPSCSLTNKIALEHLSDPERQYPHARLFATGGWISAGLFIGVGWPWLFGAEIESTGVPLAIGAWSSLAMAAYALSLPRTRPMLAERGGQQKDRRPTRGLASNRPLIGFLVIAALAVVPSMAYNNYANLFLNWAGYPSPAALMTLGQLSDLMCLAALPMLSARLGLSRVFFLGVLAWSVRYGLLTLASSLGWTAAVYGAIIVHGPCYVFVYVAGVMIVDQLSGPAQRGAAQGLNAIATGGVGHLGGALLVGFMQQASLTPEGVSPPPYDWSTFWLAPAILSTATAVAFAMAFLVRGRAARRAAPDPQRAS, encoded by the coding sequence ATGCCCGAACGCCCAACCAGCGGCGACACGAGACCGCCCAGCAACATCTTCCCGCGGATCGCCGCGATGATGTTGCTCCAGTACTGGCCATTGGGCGTCTGGGCAGTGACCGTGGGGACGTACATCGGCGCCAACACCGGAGAGCAGGGCGCCGCGATCTTCTCCGCGGGGTTTATTGGCTTCAGCACGATCTCCGGCGCGATCGGGAGTCTGGTCTCGCCGCTGGTATTCGGGTTCCTCAGCGACCGCTTCCTGGCGGCCGACCGGTTGGTCGCGTTGCTGCACGTCGGTTGCGCGGCGGCGGCATGGTGGATGCACTCGACCGACAGCGAGCAATGGTTCTTCGTCGCGTTGCTGCTCTACTGGAACTGCTTTAACCCGTCGTGCTCGCTGACCAACAAGATCGCGCTCGAGCACCTCTCCGATCCCGAGCGGCAGTACCCCCACGCGCGGCTGTTCGCGACCGGCGGCTGGATCTCGGCGGGCCTCTTTATCGGCGTTGGCTGGCCGTGGCTCTTCGGCGCCGAGATCGAGAGCACGGGCGTTCCGCTGGCAATTGGCGCTTGGTCCAGTCTGGCGATGGCGGCCTACGCGTTGAGCCTTCCTCGGACCAGGCCCATGCTCGCCGAGCGCGGCGGCCAGCAGAAGGACCGCCGCCCCACGCGGGGGCTCGCGTCGAACCGACCGCTCATCGGCTTCCTGGTCATCGCCGCATTGGCCGTGGTGCCGAGCATGGCCTACAACAACTACGCCAACCTGTTTCTTAATTGGGCCGGCTACCCTAGCCCCGCGGCGTTGATGACCCTGGGCCAGCTGTCGGACCTCATGTGCCTTGCCGCCCTGCCGATGTTGTCCGCGCGGCTCGGGCTGAGCCGGGTCTTCTTCCTAGGCGTCCTGGCCTGGTCGGTTCGGTACGGACTGCTGACGCTCGCGTCGTCTCTCGGTTGGACCGCAGCCGTGTACGGTGCCATCATCGTCCACGGCCCCTGCTACGTGTTCGTCTATGTAGCGGGCGTGATGATCGTCGATCAGCTCTCGGGGCCGGCGCAACGCGGCGCCGCCCAAGGCCTTAACGCAATCGCGACCGGCGGCGTCGGCCACCTCGGCGGCGCGCTCTTGGTCGGGTTTATGCAGCAGGCTTCGCTCACGCCCGAGGGGGTGTCGCCACCGCCGTACGATTGGTCGACCTTCTGGCTGGCGCCCGCCATTCTCAGCACGGCCACCGCCGTGGCGTTCGCGATGGCGTTCCTCGTACGCGGCCGTGCCGCCCGACGGGCCGCACCCGACCCTCAGCGAGCTAGCTAG
- a CDS encoding DUF1559 domain-containing protein, translated as MASQQHHRRAFTLVELLVVIAIIGVLVALLLPAVQSAREAARRTQCTSNLKNIGLALQNHHDTYGYFPSGGWGYLWMPEPDGGAGKSQPGSWLYSILAFLEEGTLREIGTGTAPNSAARDDAMRQLLVTQISVMNCPSRRQADPYPLLDNGSNNNSGYRNTGADFAQNPGLAFRSDYAGCRGGGTQQAYDAAAASGSAVEVRRFLMLDGPGPSSFAQAAAWDKSLPGLGVDNWFARMGSGSNGMILPRTPVPMRKITDGTSKTYIVGERMRESDLYSTGTSLFDDQGAYNGFDRDNIVSAWVPPLPDMSSGEYQQWMTKTGDSAYYPATASERTLQFNFGSAHTGVFQVVFCDGSVDSVSFNIDLEVHRARGSRNLEDLVAN; from the coding sequence ATGGCCAGTCAGCAACATCATCGGCGAGCATTCACGCTCGTAGAGCTTCTCGTTGTGATCGCCATCATCGGCGTGCTGGTAGCGTTGCTCCTGCCGGCGGTGCAGTCGGCGCGCGAGGCCGCCCGGCGGACACAATGCACCAGCAACCTCAAGAACATCGGGCTGGCGTTGCAGAACCACCACGACACCTACGGGTACTTCCCGAGTGGCGGCTGGGGGTACCTGTGGATGCCAGAGCCTGACGGCGGCGCCGGAAAGTCTCAGCCCGGCAGCTGGCTCTACAGCATCCTAGCGTTCCTGGAAGAGGGGACCCTCCGCGAAATAGGAACGGGCACGGCGCCCAACTCCGCTGCGCGCGACGACGCCATGCGACAACTGCTGGTGACGCAGATTTCCGTGATGAACTGCCCCAGCCGGCGCCAGGCCGACCCGTACCCTCTGCTGGATAACGGATCAAACAACAACAGTGGCTACCGCAACACGGGGGCCGACTTCGCTCAGAATCCGGGGCTGGCCTTCCGCAGCGACTACGCCGGGTGCCGGGGTGGCGGCACGCAGCAGGCGTACGACGCGGCGGCCGCGTCGGGCAGCGCCGTCGAGGTGCGTCGTTTCCTCATGCTCGACGGTCCGGGGCCGAGCAGCTTTGCCCAGGCCGCGGCCTGGGACAAGAGCCTGCCCGGCTTGGGCGTCGACAACTGGTTCGCGCGGATGGGGTCAGGCAGCAACGGCATGATCCTGCCGCGAACGCCGGTGCCGATGCGCAAGATTACCGACGGCACGTCGAAGACCTACATCGTCGGCGAGCGGATGCGCGAGTCGGACCTGTACTCCACCGGCACGTCGTTGTTCGACGACCAGGGCGCCTACAACGGCTTTGACCGCGACAACATCGTGTCGGCGTGGGTGCCGCCGCTGCCCGATATGAGTTCGGGTGAGTACCAGCAGTGGATGACGAAGACCGGCGACTCGGCCTACTACCCAGCGACTGCGAGCGAACGCACGTTGCAGTTCAACTTTGGTTCGGCCCACACTGGCGTGTTCCAGGTCGTGTTTTGCGATGGTTCGGTCGATAGCGTCAGTTTCAATATCGACCTGGAGGTCCACCGGGCGCGAGGGAGTCGCAACCTAGAGGACCTGGTCGCGAACTAG
- a CDS encoding substrate-binding domain-containing protein yields the protein MAAPAKYNEVMSVIKRRISEGDYLVDSIPGERRLAEETGVSYMTARRAVRQLLDDEVLIRDESGALEVHPTYTKRIKPAEVVLLYPAYPSSYLTQLRVAVSEFATRRTINLRPTQFVHWDEKLVYDNVSQAKGTIIIPHGPPIPSRLLHHFNAHKVVILDGDFSTKGLPSVRLFSDDCIVAVLDHLRGLGHRRLDCLNTQNRNLEIERRIEIWRRWKERHSIEGELHDDPAPVATDPTIVAYRLMSRLLDQRQVEATAFIGTTCPAAIGAIRACYERGLAVGSDLSIAAVNLEPPAEFFCPSITGLNTPELTGVLAKCFDWFAGTSSWRGRMLLEPSGSALFAGESAGAPSVAFAGSHGSR from the coding sequence ATGGCGGCGCCCGCCAAGTACAACGAGGTGATGTCGGTCATCAAGCGCCGGATCTCGGAGGGGGACTACCTCGTCGACAGCATCCCCGGCGAACGCCGCCTGGCTGAAGAAACCGGCGTCAGCTACATGACCGCCCGCCGCGCGGTGCGACAACTGCTCGACGACGAAGTGCTAATCCGCGACGAGAGCGGTGCACTCGAGGTGCACCCGACCTACACCAAACGTATCAAGCCCGCCGAGGTCGTGCTCTTATACCCGGCGTACCCCTCGAGCTACCTCACCCAGCTCCGGGTTGCGGTCTCAGAGTTCGCGACCCGCAGGACGATCAATCTGCGGCCGACGCAGTTTGTTCATTGGGATGAGAAGCTGGTATACGACAACGTGTCGCAGGCGAAGGGCACGATCATTATCCCCCACGGGCCGCCGATCCCATCGCGGCTGCTCCACCACTTCAACGCGCACAAGGTCGTGATCCTCGACGGCGACTTTTCGACAAAAGGGCTGCCGTCGGTGCGGCTCTTCTCGGACGACTGCATCGTGGCCGTACTCGATCACCTGCGGGGCCTCGGACACCGGCGGCTCGACTGCCTGAACACCCAGAACCGCAACCTCGAGATTGAGCGTCGGATCGAGATCTGGCGCCGCTGGAAGGAGCGCCACTCGATCGAGGGCGAGCTGCACGACGACCCCGCGCCCGTAGCGACCGACCCAACCATCGTGGCCTACCGGCTAATGTCGCGGCTGCTCGATCAACGCCAAGTCGAGGCGACTGCCTTCATCGGCACGACCTGTCCCGCGGCGATTGGCGCCATCAGGGCGTGCTACGAACGGGGGCTAGCCGTCGGCTCGGATCTGTCGATTGCGGCGGTCAATCTCGAGCCACCCGCGGAGTTCTTCTGCCCGTCGATCACCGGCCTCAACACGCCCGAACTAACCGGCGTGCTTGCCAAGTGCTTCGACTGGTTTGCTGGGACTTCTTCGTGGCGCGGGCGCATGCTCCTCGAACCATCCGGGTCGGCGCTATTCGCGGGCGAGTCGGCCGGGGCGCCCAGCGTGGCGTTCGCGGGTTCGCATGGCAGTCGCTAA
- a CDS encoding 3-keto-disaccharide hydrolase, with amino-acid sequence MPRSVPALLWTLSLCVSSSLAGEAPEGFVSLFNGEDLTGWCGREQVDPVEYRNLPDEEKEARQTKADADLAEHWSVEDEQIVNDGHGVFCTTVDDYGDFELLIDWKMVDPNTDSGVYLRGCPQVQIWDPSDPSKKQHGGHLGSGALWNNNPGSPGKDPLALADRPVGEWNTLKIRMVGDRVTVHMNNVLVVDDAEMHNYFDRQGKLPERGPIQLQTHGGEMRFRNIYLRPLDGEAAE; translated from the coding sequence ATGCCACGCTCTGTACCCGCGCTGCTTTGGACCTTGTCATTGTGCGTTTCCTCCTCGCTGGCCGGAGAAGCTCCCGAGGGTTTTGTCTCGTTGTTCAACGGCGAAGACCTGACCGGCTGGTGCGGCCGCGAGCAGGTCGACCCGGTTGAATACCGCAACCTGCCCGACGAGGAGAAGGAGGCTCGCCAAACAAAGGCCGACGCCGATCTGGCCGAGCACTGGAGCGTCGAAGATGAACAGATCGTCAACGACGGCCACGGCGTGTTCTGCACCACCGTGGACGACTACGGTGATTTCGAGTTGCTAATCGATTGGAAGATGGTCGACCCGAACACCGACAGCGGCGTCTACCTACGCGGCTGCCCCCAGGTGCAGATCTGGGATCCTTCCGACCCCAGCAAGAAGCAGCATGGCGGCCACCTGGGCTCTGGGGCGTTGTGGAACAACAACCCCGGTTCGCCCGGCAAGGACCCGCTGGCGCTGGCCGACCGGCCGGTGGGCGAGTGGAACACCCTGAAGATCCGCATGGTTGGCGACCGCGTCACCGTGCACATGAACAACGTGCTGGTGGTTGACGACGCCGAAATGCACAACTACTTTGATCGCCAAGGAAAGCTGCCCGAGCGCGGCCCGATCCAGTTGCAGACGCACGGCGGCGAGATGCGGTTCCGCAATATCTACCTCCGTCCGCTCGACGGCGAGGCCGCCGAGTAG